The following proteins are co-located in the Granulicella pectinivorans genome:
- a CDS encoding zinc-binding alcohol dehydrogenase family protein has translation MKAFRMESPGKATIAHIPTLDSARPGEVLLKVNMVGFCGTDLTTYRGGNAMVRYPRILGHEVAATVIDNGGDLTNGTLVTLSPYTSCGTCASCLRNRPNACLHNQTMGVQRDGAMTEYVSIPRAKLYPAPLTLKELCLVEPLTVGAHAAARGRVAPHDTAAIFGCGGIGLGAIAASAFRGANTIAIDMDDRKLEVARKAGARHCINTLREDLHTRLQEITEGHGPDVMIEAIGLPQTFRAAVEEVAFTGRVVYIGYAKEPVSYETRLFVQKELDILGSRNALHEDFLAVIAMLEAGNFPVDDAVSAIVSLDEAAPILAEWSSAPGRFTKIMVNLND, from the coding sequence GTGAAAGCATTCCGCATGGAAAGCCCAGGCAAAGCCACCATCGCCCACATCCCTACGCTCGACTCCGCTCGTCCCGGCGAGGTCCTGCTCAAGGTCAACATGGTCGGCTTCTGCGGCACGGACCTCACCACCTACCGCGGGGGCAACGCGATGGTCCGCTACCCGCGCATCCTCGGCCACGAGGTCGCCGCCACCGTCATCGACAACGGTGGAGACCTCACCAACGGCACCCTCGTCACCCTCTCGCCGTACACCAGTTGCGGCACCTGCGCCTCCTGCCTCCGCAACCGCCCCAACGCCTGTCTCCACAACCAGACCATGGGCGTCCAGCGCGACGGGGCCATGACAGAATACGTCTCCATCCCCCGCGCCAAACTCTACCCCGCTCCCCTCACCCTCAAGGAACTCTGCCTCGTCGAACCGCTGACTGTTGGCGCCCACGCCGCCGCCCGCGGCAGAGTCGCTCCCCACGACACCGCCGCCATCTTCGGCTGTGGCGGCATCGGCCTCGGAGCCATCGCCGCCTCCGCCTTTCGCGGAGCCAACACCATCGCCATCGACATGGACGACCGCAAGCTCGAGGTCGCCCGCAAAGCCGGTGCCCGACACTGCATCAACACCCTCCGCGAAGATCTCCACACGCGCCTCCAGGAGATCACCGAGGGCCACGGCCCCGACGTCATGATCGAGGCCATCGGCCTCCCCCAGACCTTCCGCGCCGCCGTCGAAGAGGTCGCCTTCACAGGTCGCGTCGTCTACATCGGCTACGCCAAGGAGCCCGTCTCCTACGAGACCCGCCTCTTCGTCCAGAAGGAGCTCGACATCCTCGGCTCCCGCAACGCCCTCCACGAGGACTTCCTCGCCGTCATCGCCATGCTCGAAGCCGGCAACTTCCCCGTAGACGACGCCGTCTCCGCCATCGTCTCCCTCGACGAAGCCGCTCCCATCCTCGCCGAGTGGAGCTCCGCCCCCGGCCGCTTCACCAAGATCATGGTGAACCTCAACGACTAA
- the fucP gene encoding L-fucose:H+ symporter permease, producing MQVSTPARTTQNPADKNVPVFPSGQMLAFGLVSLAFFLWGMSNNLTDILVQQFKKSFELSLFQAQLVSTANFLAYGVMAIPAALLTRRFGYKGGLLIGLCVFATGTLLFWPAAVVSRYSLFLVALFTVGCGLSILETTCNPMIAQFGDPATSERRLNYAQSLNPPGTIAGLLFGTWFIFSGIEKTPTEVDAMKAAGTYAPYLHSEIMRVVPTYVILGAVVLLLAFVISRIKFPSYLDSLAATDADAPQGSFSALLRYPHFLFAVVAQFCNVGAQVGVWSNLIPYFKAYTPVTEKTAGYMLTISLVLLAVGRFVTTPIMRYLSPALITGLYGVCNVALVFIGITRPGMFGGYALMTFSFFLSIMFPTIFALGIKDLGPNTKLGGSFLVMAIVGGAVTPLIMGAIKDRTGSLATAFWVPLLCSVGVALYGFMNKKPATTHEVNLSPEAL from the coding sequence ATGCAGGTCTCGACTCCCGCCCGCACCACCCAGAATCCCGCCGACAAGAACGTCCCTGTTTTTCCCTCCGGACAGATGCTCGCCTTCGGCCTCGTCTCCCTCGCCTTCTTTCTCTGGGGCATGTCGAACAACCTCACCGACATCCTCGTCCAGCAGTTCAAGAAGTCCTTCGAGCTCTCCCTCTTCCAGGCCCAGCTCGTCTCCACCGCCAACTTCCTCGCCTACGGCGTCATGGCCATCCCCGCCGCGCTCCTCACGCGCCGCTTCGGATACAAGGGTGGCCTGCTCATCGGCCTCTGCGTCTTCGCCACCGGAACGCTCCTCTTCTGGCCAGCAGCCGTCGTCAGCCGCTACAGCCTCTTCCTCGTCGCGCTGTTCACCGTAGGCTGTGGACTCTCCATCCTGGAGACCACCTGCAACCCCATGATCGCGCAGTTCGGCGACCCAGCCACCAGCGAGCGCCGCCTCAACTACGCGCAGTCGCTCAACCCTCCCGGCACCATCGCCGGTCTCCTCTTCGGCACCTGGTTCATCTTCTCCGGCATTGAGAAAACACCCACCGAAGTCGACGCCATGAAGGCCGCCGGCACCTACGCACCGTATCTCCACTCCGAGATCATGCGCGTCGTTCCCACCTACGTTATCCTCGGAGCCGTCGTCCTCCTGCTGGCCTTCGTCATCTCCCGCATCAAGTTCCCCAGCTACCTCGACTCGCTCGCCGCCACCGACGCAGACGCTCCCCAGGGCTCCTTCTCTGCCCTTCTCCGCTATCCGCACTTCCTCTTCGCCGTCGTCGCCCAGTTCTGCAACGTCGGTGCCCAGGTCGGCGTCTGGTCGAACCTGATCCCCTACTTCAAGGCCTACACTCCTGTCACCGAGAAGACCGCCGGCTACATGCTCACCATCTCGCTGGTGCTCCTCGCCGTAGGCCGCTTCGTCACCACGCCCATCATGCGTTATCTCTCCCCCGCGCTCATCACCGGACTCTACGGAGTCTGCAACGTCGCCCTCGTCTTCATCGGCATCACCCGCCCCGGCATGTTCGGCGGATACGCCCTCATGACCTTCTCGTTCTTCCTCTCCATCATGTTCCCCACCATCTTCGCCCTCGGCATCAAGGATCTCGGCCCCAACACCAAGCTCGGCGGCTCGTTCCTCGTCATGGCCATCGTTGGCGGAGCCGTCACCCCGCTCATCATGGGAGCCATCAAGGACCGCACCGGCTCCCTCGCCACCGCCTTCTGGGTGCCTCTCCTCTGCTCCGTCGGCGTAGCCCTCTACGGCTTCATGAACAAGAAGCCAGCCACCACCCACGAAGTCAACCTATCCCCGGAAGCCCTCTAG